One window of the Candidatus Izemoplasmatales bacterium genome contains the following:
- the trmD gene encoding tRNA (guanosine(37)-N1)-methyltransferase TrmD: MKITILSLFPDMFAGVFGESILKRARELGAVEIEIVDFRDFATNKHRHVDDYAFGGGAGMVLSVEPIHRALQSIAGIERAVKILLTPQGRPFDQAEAIRLSKADHLVMICGHYEGFDERVRSLVDLEISIGDYVLTGGEIAAMAIADSVIRLLPGVLGSPESAPHDSFYDGLLEHPQYTRPVEYMGMRVPDVLLSGNHAEIDRWRREQSLKRTMERRPDLLKKR, from the coding sequence ATGAAGATCACGATTCTCAGCCTGTTCCCCGACATGTTCGCCGGCGTCTTCGGCGAATCGATCCTGAAACGCGCCAGGGAACTGGGCGCCGTCGAGATCGAGATCGTCGATTTCCGCGACTTCGCGACCAACAAGCACCGCCACGTCGACGACTACGCCTTCGGCGGCGGCGCCGGGATGGTATTGTCCGTCGAGCCGATCCACCGCGCCCTCCAGTCGATCGCGGGGATCGAACGGGCCGTCAAGATCCTCCTCACCCCGCAGGGCCGGCCGTTCGACCAGGCCGAGGCGATCCGGCTGTCGAAAGCCGACCACCTCGTGATGATCTGCGGCCATTACGAAGGCTTCGACGAACGCGTACGCAGCCTCGTCGACCTCGAGATCTCGATCGGCGACTACGTCCTCACCGGCGGCGAGATCGCCGCGATGGCGATCGCCGACAGCGTCATCCGACTGTTGCCGGGAGTGCTCGGTTCGCCCGAATCGGCACCGCACGATTCCTTCTACGACGGCCTGCTCGAGCATCCGCAGTATACCCGTCCGGTCGAGTACATGGGGATGCGCGTCCCCGACGTCCTGCTTTCCGGAAACCACGCGGAGATCGACAGATGGCGCCGCGAACAGTCGCTTAAACGTACGATGGAACGCCGTCCCGACCTGCTCAAGAAGCGCTGA
- the rimM gene encoding ribosome maturation factor RimM (Essential for efficient processing of 16S rRNA): MALVPIGRIVNTHGLKGEVRVATSTDFATDRYAPEAVVVLDAPAGRVELVVRSYRPHRGFDLVTFRGHDTIESVLPYKGLVLLAEETAPVALGTNEFRATDLIGLSVRQGGVAVGVVDGIRTYPQGDYLEIRKSDGTKALVPFVHALVPSVDMETRTVVVAEMEGLL, encoded by the coding sequence ATGGCGCTCGTTCCGATCGGCAGGATCGTCAACACCCACGGCCTCAAGGGCGAGGTCCGCGTCGCGACGTCGACCGATTTCGCGACCGACCGTTACGCCCCGGAAGCCGTCGTGGTCCTCGACGCCCCCGCCGGGCGCGTCGAGCTCGTCGTCCGGAGTTACCGTCCGCATCGCGGCTTCGACCTCGTGACCTTCCGCGGCCACGACACGATCGAATCGGTCCTGCCGTACAAGGGACTCGTCCTGCTCGCCGAGGAGACCGCTCCGGTCGCCCTCGGGACGAACGAGTTCCGCGCGACCGACCTGATCGGCCTTTCGGTCCGGCAAGGCGGCGTCGCCGTCGGCGTCGTCGACGGCATCCGTACGTATCCCCAAGGCGACTACCTCGAGATCAGGAAGAGCGACGGCACCAAGGCGCTCGTCCCGTTTGTGCACGCACTCGTGCCTTCCGTCGACATGGAGACGCGGACCGTGGTCGTCGCGGAAATGGAAGGCCTCCTATGA